The DNA segment aacagtaatttcCTTTATGGTTTCCAGTGAGCGCAAGCTCAAGACGCTTGGATTGTAGCAACTGTTCTCTGAACTATAATAGTAACCTGGTCCaataatgatttatttaaattcCATATTGGAGTaaagctctgcagagctttACAGAAAGATGGAGTGtctgttttctcaaaatatATTGGGCTTTTCATCTGACATACAGCAAGGGACTTGATGAGTGATTGACCAGTCACAAGATAGCAGAGTCTCCCATGGAGGAAAGGCAGATGCTGTTCCACAGTCATACTGCTGAGAGTTTTCAAACAGGGAACTGTTTCAAACTGCTGTGCAGTGTGCTAGCAAGTCCTCATAGGCAACATCATAGTTGCATTTTCTAGACTTTGCTGACAAGTCTACACAGTGTCTCCATTCTCTAGTCAAATCTCCTTGAAAGTGAAAGTAGAATTTAACATAGGAAAGTGCCCAGACTACAAAATGGAGGCTGAAAAGGGATGTATTTACtttgtgaaaaattttaaagaatggtcaggagatggaggtgaaAGTTGCTTTGTAAGGAAGGATTCAGGAGGGATATGACTTCTGAAATCTACAGACTGCACTGTGCCTTCTACTGTACCtctgttctttcaaaatgaCTTTAGTTTCTGTGATTTCCACCCCCCAGGCTATAGCCCTTGACATTATCTAGATATTGTTTATCCACCCCAGATAACGTTCCAAACCAGATTGATTTAAAAGCGGTTAAGTTTACTGGAATGCTTATAGtcaaacagtaaaatattgGTCAGTTTAAAACAGGGGGAGGGCACAAATGCATCGTGGTTGTGATCCGTTTGACCTGAATTATATGTCAGTGTGTATAAGGAAAGTGCAAATTGAATGcaacatctgtattttttattattacaggAACAGTTTACAGCAATGAGAGACCTATACATGAAAAACGGACAAGGTTTTGCGTTAGTATATTCCATCACAGCACAGTCCACATTTAATGATTTACAGGATCTAAGAGAACAGATTCTTCGAGTCAAAGACACTGATGATGTAAGCATCTCTAAAAATGCCTAATACTTACGTTTACTTTTTTCATTACAGGTGTAATGTATACACGGTGATTGGGCAGCTTCCAGGCTTTAAATTAAGAGCCAAATCAACCAGTAGATGCATAGTATGGAGATGCAACTCTTAAGGAAACTAGAGAAACTGTAAATTATGTGCTATATAAAGAAGTATAGGCTTTTGAATCTCGTCCTTTAAAATACTCTCTTTGAAACTGAATGTAAGCTTTTTCACTAGtactgcagaaaacatttctaaagcaATTCTATTCTTACCTCAATTATTATCaatgaaagtttaaaaaaacttgCATGTTCTGtagcttttatgttttatatgtGTGCTTGCAGGAAAGTTTGGTCATACTATTTCCACACAATTTCAATATGCATTGTTAGAGCTATAAAGAGAGTATAAAACATTCAAGCTtataaattattgaaaaaaactTACTGCGATTTTAAGAAGTGAATACTTAGTCCCTTAATATAAAGGAAGAAAGGTGTTTTGAATGTgaaacagcagtaaaatatgTGGTTTTTAACAGAAACACTTTGTAGATTGTAGCCGTGTGACAGAAAGTCttccttggaagaaaaaaatgtaatcaatGAACAGTTTTCAAGTGTGCTCCTCTCATTTAAACTGTGCTGATGGAAACTTTGATCCCTTCCATACTCCGTGTATCCACATATGCTTTTGCTGCCCACAGACACAGGATGTGTTAGATGTTTCTATTTCGGGGAAGTTCATTGTGACTCTTGTAATACAAACCACCTTGCAGTTTCTTAACTGTAAGCATTTGCAGGTCGTGCCTGTGGTCAGCAGATTTCTTTTAGAAGTGATTTATTACCCATTATCACAAATGCATCTCAGAAGGGTGGTATTTAAGTTACATGTGGAGTTCTTATACAGATCCTACCAAGTTACAGCCTTGTTTAGCATCAAATTAATTCTGTACACTAAAATTAAGATAAATGTGATGATATTTGAAACCTTAGTTTACATGGTATATTTATGCTGATTTGCATAAGCTTCTTCTGTTAGTATTTCCTTGGACTTGTATTGCTCTTTAGAACACTCCCCTTACTCTTGTAAGCTATTCCATAGTATCAAGAGAAAGATAATGAGCTTCAGTTTGCCTCTTTAGTTCTCACCAAAATTTACATAGAACTTTTCCTGTGCCAAAGCTTAGGCTTGACTGGCTTTCTCAGTGGGGGGAAACTAAATGATCAAAATACCATAGCCATTTTCTTCAACACTCAGTTTGGGAGAAACTTAGCTATGTCATTAAATTagtaaaaaagaatttaaaaaatgcctttgtaTGATTGGCTGTTTTTTTGCTACAAAGGTCAATTCAATGTTTTCTGTGGTTAGTAATTTTGATAAGCTAGcatgtttctttcctctgtgtgcaTCAGCTTACTGGTAAGAACTGTGTGAGCAAACTGCTCTTGAAAGGAGTGCAGATATGCTGGAAGCAGAGGGAAGTTGAAAGCAGCTTTAACGTCCTTAATCATGCTACCCAGTACAGGCCACTTTTTACAGGATTTCTGAATGTGTAAGATTCTTGTAGCAGATTCTTCACTAGACTTCTAGAAGATGTGAAATTTTGTCAGTGGGCAGTGTACCAAATCCTCAAACCATTCCCCCACCGCCTTGCCAAACAGCAGGCAAAATGCAGTCACTTTGAAGATTAAAGTCTCACACAACTGTAAATTTAGGTTTCTGTTATACCAGAGCTTGATTATTCTGCAGACTAAGATCCTCTAAGTATTCAGATAGGGTTTTAGGTGTGCATTTACATTGTGCCTTCCCAAAATGTTAATGAATTCTTTGCTGTTATTGTTTCTAGGTGCCTATGATTCTGGTTGGCAATAAGTGTGACTTGGAAGATGAAAGAGTTGTGGGAAAGGAACAAGGTCAGAACCTAGCAAGGCAATGGAATAACTGTGCATTCTTAGAGTCTTCtgcaaaatcaaagataaatGTTAATGAGGTAAGGCTACTGTTGgtcaagaaaaaataacaaatttatgAGTAACTTTCACTATGATGAATAAAACTCTACAAAACTGTGGTGAGGACTTCTGAGATGCTTTTATAAAGGGATGTGGTTAGCTTTGACTTAAGACTTTAAATTTAGTATCATTGGTTTTCGCACTACATTCCTATGAATTTGggataaataacttttttcatatttcattccCTAGTTGATATAATCTCTTATCCATTGAGAATGCACTGCTAGACtacttttgttattaaaaaaaaagacctttaagagagaaatccttaaaaataattgatttaaGTTATTTGGTATTAAATTATTTGAGATAGTAAGGACAAAAAACTCTTAAGGGTATTGTCCAAATTAAAAACTTATTAGAGAAGAGACCTAAGTAAGTGCtctgtgtcaaaaaaaaattaaaaaggcaaaaccctCTCTATTATCTAGCTACTTATTTAGTAGGAGCTGTGTGACTGATcaaatacatgcattttttgGACTTGCCCTAGTTTGTGCCTTCTTATCCCGTGGGGGTGCCAGCATAAAGGGATGCAAAAACTTGTagaaaaagaagctgtgttAGTGTTTACATTTCTGGAACAGCTTGAATATTATGATAAACGCTGCAATTCGTTGTGTCTTCTGGAAAACATTGTTGGCAGCATCAGTAAAGTTGAAAGGGCCTCTGTGCAAGACTTGCGTGTAATCAGATCAGTATGATGGTTTTAAGCacaactgattttaaaaatgtgtgtttaatTAGTTGGGAGTTTCTGGAAactgttcagtttttcttcaaTACAAATTTGCTTAACTATGTAAAAGTCATATGTTTAATAAATTGAACCTTACTTCCAACAAATACTAAAAGCCCTTGTTGAAATAGTTGCTGCTTTGCAGCTAGTGCTTAGGAAACTGCTAGGATGGCTTTAGTATGAGGACTTCCTTGATTTAGGAGATGCAGAAATAATTGGAACAGTGTCAGTTATGAAGGAAACGGATGCTGTTTAATTGTAACATGTAGACTTGTTTTAAATTAGCCTTTCAACGAAATCATGTTCTAATTAGAATTCTAGGGGATTCAAAGTGTGAGAGTCTCATACATGAGTTACTTTTCTAGGAAATGTTACACTTGCGTCATGCTGTAGTTCTAGAGAGGCTGCTGAATTAATTCTCTAGGCAGTAGTTTTGAAGTATCTGGAAAAGCATGATGTCATTCAAATACAGGAGACTGTTAAAGGATGTGCAGTGTACTTGAGGAACCATGAACATGTGGAGTTAAAACTTCCTAGAACTTTCTCAGACATCTTTAGAGTGATTTCAGTTAGAAGAAAACTGTGGCTTGTTTCTTGACCTCAGTGGTAAATTGCAAGGCAATAGCATATAGTAATTGATCATTGTAACATATCGTATGTGTTCAGATAAATTTGACCTAGAGATTAAACAGCTGCAGACTACAGATGCCTTTCTAATTTGCTTCATTGAAAGTAGAAAAGCTTTGACAGACAATTatcttaaacagaaaataaacagatattAAGTACACAATTTAACTTTCTGGCTTTGTGATAACAATGTCTACAGGTGTTCTTGGGTGTGTGAGTACATTATGTGTAAAGATTGAAGGCGTAAAGTTATGAGAAAAGCCTCTAAATTCCAATAACCAACTGATTTTTATATTCTCAGATCTTTTATGACCTTGTGCGacaaattaacagaaaaactCCAGTGCCTGGAAAAGCACGCAAAAAGTCATCATGTCAGCTACTTTAATACATAGTTGTACTGTAGCTCTGAGCCAGGTAAGCCTTGGAAAAGTTTCTGTGTATTATGGctattgaaaacaaacaaaacaacaacaagatGTGAACAACTGCGGTAGCTGTTGATGCAGAACAGCATGGAAAATTCTTAATTTACCTTGTCGTAGAAATTTTTATGGTCTTTCTTTTGCCATTCCAAAGCCAGAACTATAAATATATGCAAGATGCACTGTTCATActagcataattttttttttaaagctttaaggCATTGGTAGAGCTCAATTTAAG comes from the Cuculus canorus isolate bCucCan1 chromosome 1, bCucCan1.pri, whole genome shotgun sequence genome and includes:
- the RAP1B gene encoding ras-related protein Rap-1b is translated as MREYKLVVLGSGGVGKSALTVQFVQGIFVEKYDPTIEDSYRKQVEVDAQQCMLEILDTAGTEQFTAMRDLYMKNGQGFALVYSITAQSTFNDLQDLREQILRVKDTDDVPMILVGNKCDLEDERVVGKEQGQNLARQWNNCAFLESSAKSKINVNEIFYDLVRQINRKTPVPGKARKKSSCQLL